The Setaria viridis chromosome 6, Setaria_viridis_v4.0, whole genome shotgun sequence genome includes the window GCAGGCTTGCGCGAGCTTGTTGTACCAGATGAGCTCCGACTGGAGCAGAGGGTCCATCGGCGACAGCATGGATGAACCGGAACCCCACCCCGAAGCTGCCGCACGCAAACCGCACCACCAAGATTGCTGGTTTGGGCAAATCGAATCAGACGCCATTGCCAAGCCGTTGACCTCAATTGATTTTGCCAGAAGAAAGATTCAATCTTTAATTGTTCTTCACCTGGACGAGGAGGATGAGCGAGTCCTCGGGGAGGTCGGAGGCCAGGTAGGTGGGGTGGGGGAGGAGCTCATGAGGGAGGGAGGCAGTGGCCGGCCGACAGCATGAGGGAGGCGCGCCCGATGGGGCGATGATGAGGCCGCCCGCCAGACGTGAGGGAGGGGCTGGCGGCTTGGTCCGGCGGCGTGAGGGAGGCGCGGCCACCCGCTGGCGGAGGCGCGCACGACGGGGCCACGTCGGGCGGGAGTACGGCGATGCGCAGTAGGCGGGCGGAGAaaggcggccggccggtggggctcggtccgacggcggcgggtgtaggccggcggcggccaaccCTAGCAGCGGCGTTAGGAGAAAGGAGCGCCCGACATTGGCTGGCGCGGGGAAAAAACAGGGTGGCACCTCATGGAGGAAAAAGAACCAGCGCAGGCGTCCGGAGGAAAATTAGAAACGAAATGTTTTCTTGTGTAATCCGTGGcattggtggataattacccaccaactccacgaggaagtTCAAAAGAGAGGGTTTttgagcagcaaaagaggtgctccaaaactccacccccatttgcactacagctccatggagttggcagctccatgaagttttgaagttagggtgtttggctgaattttttgatggagtagCTGGAGTTGTgaagtggagccatgccaaatagAACCATGTATCATGTTTCCTTataatggggtgtttggaagacaggggctaaattttagcccctgtcacatcgtatgtttggacactaattaggagtattaaacgtagtttaattacaaaactaattgcacaacccctaggctaaatcgtgagacgaatctattaagcctaattagtcgtggtgctacagtaaccattcgctaatgatggattaattaggcttaatagattcgtctcgtgatttagcctaggggttctgttattagttttgtaattagctcatgtttaatcctctaattagcatccgaacatccgacgtgacagggctaaagtttagcccttggtatccaaacaccccctaagaaaaTCATCGTAGAGTTTCCTAAGGCTGATTGGGCTCTCTTTTTCATTACGGGAATTTGGCGGCTCTCCTTGGCAGTCAGTCCATCCCGATCCAGAACTGAGGCCGAGATTTAGGGCCTATTTGGGCCCAAACTCCAACTCGGCCCGCACAGCCCAGCATGCAACTTCTGCTGATGTAACCCCAGTTTGATTATTTGAAACGTCGCCGTCAGCCGGAGATTCGCAGCAGCAGACCAATAACCAGACGAGATCcccacgaccaccaccaccaccaccacactcaGATCTCTCCCGCCTCACACCGCGCGCCAATGCCATCcgaggacgccgccgacgctactcccgcggcggcgccgcctcccagGGCCGCAATCTCGCACGTCATCTTCGACAtggacggcctcctcctcggtATCTTTTCCTCGTTTGCTTCCCTCCCCTGTTTCTTTGTCACCAGATGGGTCCTCGCTAGTGTTCTTCTCCCATTCTCATGATGAATTCTCCGATGCAGACACGGAGGGTTTCTACACGGCGGTGCAGGAGAAGATCCTGGCGAGGTACGGCAAGGTGTTCGACTGGTCCGTCAAGGCGAAGATGATGGGCAAGACGACCGCCGAGTCCACGCGCATCTTGTTCGAGGAGTGCGGCCTCACCGGCCTGCTCACAACGGAGCAGTTCCTCGAGGAGCGCGAGATCATGCTCAAGGAGCTCTTGCCCACCTGCGTTGCCATGCCAGGTGACGAAGATTATCTCTCAAACTTGTCTGTGTCTGCTGGGACAACTTATACATTACCAATTTGGTATGGTTACATGACCGTAGGAGTACTCTGTCATTGTAATTTGCTTGGCCTGCAAATTTGTCCTATAAAAGTGACATCGAAAAGAAGAACAAACATCAACTAGTGCAGGGTAAAGAAGAAAAATTCAATTTTGCTGTGTGCATACCATCCTCTAATGTCCTGGAGCtacttttcattttttcctCTTGTGACAAAACCATACAACAGCATTTCCTTTATGGAAATGTCCTACTCGTTTTTTAGTGCGCAGCGGATTTTGGACAAGGCTTATTACAATTTCTCCAATAAAGTAAAAATTGATATGTTCACACTAATTTATTACTATAAAACTTTAAGTGTCTTCTTTTAGCTGCTTTGTGTTGTTAGTTCAAAATGTAACAATGTCTCTAATTAAGCATTCCGAATAAGATATGTATACATGGTTTTGCATATGCTGCTTGATGTGTGAGATGTTTATTGCAGGTGTAGTACGCCTGATCCATCATCTCCATGCTAATGGGATACCACTAGCTGTTGCAACAGGGTAATTTCTTGACATGTTATGATCTATTTTTTAGCTTCGTCTTGTACAGTCGCCATTCTAGAACGCTCATAAACTTATTACTTATATGAACTAGAATTAGAAGAATTCCATGAATGATCTTTTGTTTACTCTGGCTAACAGAACCCATAAACATCACTTTGCACTAAAGACACAAAACCACCAGGAAATATTCTCCCTGATGCATCATATTGTCACGGGGGATGATCCAGATGTGAAGGCTGGCAAGCCATCTCCAGATATTTTCCTGGCTGCCATGAGGAGATTTGAGGTATACAAGTTAACCGAACTGAAAAAACTATAATTTCATTGTTCCAACTGGATGTTCCATCAAGTGAATGTCTTTAAGCCCTGATGCAATTGCATTGTCCTCTGTCAGTGTGATGTAGAACCCAATAATTGCTTGGTTTTTGAAGATGCACCATTGGGTGTTGCAGCAGCAAAAACTGCTGGAATGTAAGTCTTTGTTTCTTGTCATGCATATTCTGCACCTTTTGATGGCAGACTtacattttattctttttgcaGGCATGTAGTGATGGTTCCAGATGCAAGGTTGGATGTTTCACATCACAAAGAAGCTGACCAAGTTCTCAGTTCACTACTGGATTTCAATCCTAGCTCATGGGGCTTGCCACTGTTTAAGGATTAGAATCTAATCATTAATAATTTTCATATGAGATCTGTGATACATGTGGTGGGCATCCTAAAATTCATCTTTATGAAGATtccaaagggaaaaggaaaactcAGAGTAACAGTAGCATAGGTAGGCTTTACTGGAGATTTGTTGCTGCTTCTGCAGGGTACAGTATTTTTCAAAGTCATCATTCATATACATTTTTATTTATAGAAAACTCAGACTCGTGTTAGAACTAGTGAGAACACTTCGAGCATTCTAGCTGGTTCCTGTTTTGTGACTGCATAGACTACATACTCATTCAGTAGAATGTTTCCTATCAATATCTGCTTTTAACATGAAGTTTTACCATTATTTTCAAATGAGAGAATCTTATACGTAGCGTAATTCTACCTTCCATCACTTTGTTTATTAATGAGAAAAACACTTTCATGCCTTATGTTGCTGTCTGCCATCATAGTAAAATAACATAGGTTGTCTAAGACGAGAAATGCTCATTTTGAGTAAGATGCCTATCAAGATTCCTAGATTGGCTTAGTAAACATTAAAATAGGGGTGTAAACGGTATGGATATGTCCAGACCGCCCGACTATCCAAAGAGGCTCAGAGAGTGATGCGCAACTCATTTTTGGATAACTGGATATATATTTTCTTGGATATTGGATCCAAATATAAGAAAGCCAATCCGTGGAATATCGGATGTTCTATTGGATATTTGAATATTTAGGTTAGATATATGATTCAAATTGTCCAATTGGATATCCATTACGCATGACCTGCAACTCCAATTTGATTAAGCCCAAGATGAGTTTTACCCTAAAAGGGTAGATGGGGTAGAGTTTCCTATATTTTTTCATAAATGTGAATTATGAATTGAGTTCAAAATTCTATAAAATattctaatatttctaaataaatctaaaacaatatttcaaaataaatctaaaaatatgaCTAATTCTAACATTTTAACATAGGTTCTTAATAGGAGAGTATTTACGAAGGCCAATAAATTTTAATGTTTTTTACTGATTTGTTGATTCCTAGGAATACCtaatttttttggcaaaaaaatCAGTATGTAGCAGGTAATAACACACATGTGTACTTAGCCATTCCAGCATCCTCTCACCAGTCCAGCCCACACAAATACATGTAGGCCCATCTGCAATCTAATATGACGGCGAACAAAGCATCACCGTTACACAAATACCATGGTTTAATTTTTCTCACATGTATATTGGAATTAATGCTTCACCTCAACTTGACTTTTTGTTTTGGCAGTTACTCTCTGCATGACCACGGTTCAAACATGCGTTATTAAATCAGAGTTGGGTATAAAAGAAATCATCATTAAATATTGGAAGTTCATGAAGCGTGCATGACTGCAGAGCAAAGCTAGATGTGCCAAACTGCAGGGATaagttggtgctattcaattgcaGTCATGCAATAATCAAATCTATATATGAAGTGTGCTCAATTAGGGACATTTCTCAATTGTCATTATATAATAGTAATGCTTCATGATAATATAAATCCTATTCTGTACCTCAACTTTATGTTTGGTTAGTATATATAGACTACAACATGAAAAACCTAGGTGATTATCATGAGGTATTAGGgtgaaacaaaaaaatatcaTACTTCTCTATGGATAGCACAAGGGGGACAATTTTGCGAGGGTTACAAATGGCCTGGAAACTAGTTGGGTGCTAAGTGATAGCACCTCTTCATCCATGGCCTCACGACCTACTGGAGAA containing:
- the LOC117860167 gene encoding (DL)-glycerol-3-phosphatase 2, with amino-acid sequence MPSEDAADATPAAAPPPRAAISHVIFDMDGLLLDTEGFYTAVQEKILARYGKVFDWSVKAKMMGKTTAESTRILFEECGLTGLLTTEQFLEEREIMLKELLPTCVAMPGVVRLIHHLHANGIPLAVATGTHKHHFALKTQNHQEIFSLMHHIVTGDDPDVKAGKPSPDIFLAAMRRFECDVEPNNCLVFEDAPLGVAAAKTAGMHVVMVPDARLDVSHHKEADQVLSSLLDFNPSSWGLPLFKD